One Scomber scombrus chromosome 1, fScoSco1.1, whole genome shotgun sequence DNA segment encodes these proteins:
- the kcna4 gene encoding potassium voltage-gated channel subfamily A member 1 isoform X2 — protein MEFAMVGADGGCNSHLPYGYAQARARERERDRERQAAQSKATAAAAVAEGGSGGGGGGAGGAHLLNNRQHQSRAASSSSSSSSSSNANISSGGTASRPSSSSSSSSASSCSSQPPQHQQEPEQQQRVLRERKKQRGVGRWRRSRTTLGGDLRHSELALLGSEEDIMIEEEEAEGAEEEEEEGEVVVVGGDRGSKRSSFLCNMDDEEETVSITDRRPQSGYENVYNECGCCERVVINVSGLKFETQLKTLTQFPDTLLGDPDKRIRYFDPLRNEYFFDRNRPSFDAILYYYQSGGRLKRPANVPFDIFSEEVKFYELGDEAILKFREDEGFVKEEEKPLPEDEFKRQIWLLFEYPESSSPARGIAVVSVLVIVISIVIFCLETLPEFRDEKEYLQPRHNSTQPDHGFTPFNDPFFIVETVCIIWFSFEIIVRFFASPSKPAFFKNIMNSIDIVSILPYFITLGTDLAQHQGNGQQAMSFAILRIIRLVRVFRIFKLSRHSKGLQILGHTLRASMRELALLIFFLVIGVILFSSAVYFAEADEPTSQFTSIPDAFWWAVVTMTTVGYGDMKPITVGGKIVGSLCAIAGVLTIALPVPVIVSNFNYFYHRETDNEDQTAVVESMPPGCPYFPDFLRKFKGSPSGSSLGDKAEYMEMEEGVTESLCGLDKSPSKGNGTDISRKNSTNSKSIQTDV, from the exons ATGGAGTTTGCCATGGTGGGTGCGGACGGCGGGTGCAATAGTCACCTGCCTTACGGATATGCCCAAGCTCGCGCACGGGAGAGGGAGCGCGACAGGGAGCGCCAGGCTGCCCAGTCTAAAGCGACGGCTGCTGCGGCCGTTGCCGAAGGTGGATCCg gaggtggtggtggcggcGCTGGGGg CGCTCATCTCCTTAACAACCGCCAGCATCAGTCTCgcgccgcctcctcctcctcctcctcctcctcctcctcgaaCGCCAACATCAGCAGCGGCGGTACCGCCTCgcgcccctcctcctcctcctcctcctcctccgcctcctcctgctcctcgcAGCCGCCACAGCACCAGCAGGAGcccgagcagcagcagagggttctcagagaaaggaaaaagcagCGCGGGGTCGGACGGTGGAGACGCAGCCGGACCACTCTCGGAGGGGACCTGCGCCACTCGGAGCTGGCGCTGCTCGGATCCGAGGAGGACATCatgatagaggaggaagaggccgagggagctgaggaggaagaggaggagggggaggtggtggtggtggggggggacCGGGGAAGCAAAAGGTCGAGTTTTCTGTGTAACatggatgatgaggaggagacCGTCTCGATCACTGACAGGCGTCCTCAGTCCGGATACGAAAATGTTTACAACGAGTGTGGCTGCTGCGAGAGAGTTGTCATCAACGTGTCGGGTCTGAAGTTTGAAACTCAGCTCAAGACTCTCACTCAGTTCCCGGACACTCTCCTGGGAGACCCCGACAAGCGAATCAGGTACTTCGACCCGCTGAGGAACGAATACTTCTTCGATCGGAACCGACCAAGTTTTGACGCCATTCTTTACTATTACCAGTCAGGGGGGAGGTTGAAAAGACCAGCCAACGTCCCGTTTGACATCTTCTCCGAGGAGGTGAAGTTTTATGAACTTGGGGACGAGGCGATACTGAAGTTTCGTGAGGATGAGGGTTTTgtcaaagaggaggaaaaacctCTGCCTGAGGACGAGTTCAAGCGCCAAATTTGGCTGCTTTTTGAGTATCCGGAGAGCTCCAGCCCTGCCAGGGGGATAGCGGTCGTGTCAGTCTTGGTTATAGTTATTTCTATTGTCATTTTCTGCCTGGAGACGCTGCCGGAGTTTAGGGATGAAAAAGAATACCTACAGCCACGACACAATTCCACTCAACCTGACCACGGATTTACCCCTTTCAACGACCCGTTTTTCATCGTGGAGACAGTTTGCATCATCTGGTTCTCCTTTGAGATTATAGTCCGCTTCTTTGCGAGTCCGAGCAAACCGgctttctttaaaaacattatgaACTCAATAGACATTGTATCCATTTTGCCTTATTTCATAACTCTCGGCACGGACCTGGCGCAGCACCAAGGCAACGGACAGCAGGCGATGAGCTTCGCTATCCTGAGAATAATCCGCCTGGTCAGGGTGTTTCGCATCTTCAAACTGTCCAGGCACTCCAAGGGGCTTCAGATCCTGGGTCATACCCTGCGCGCCAGCATGAGGGAGCTGGCcctcctcattttcttcctggTCATAGGTGTCATCCTCTTCTCCAGCGCGGTGTACTTCGCCGAGGCGGACGAGCCCACCTCTCAGTTCACGAGCATCCCCGACGCTTTCTGGTGGGCGGTGGTGACCATGACCACGGTGGGCTATGGAGACATGAAGCCCATCACTGTCGGTGGGAAGATAGTGGGCTCCCTCTGCGCGATTGCGGGTGTGTTAACCATCGCGCTCCCGGTGCCGGTCATAGTGTCCAACTTCAACTACTTTTACCACAGGGAGACGGATAACGAAGACCAGACAGCGGTGGTGGAGAGCATGCCACCGGGCTGCCCGTATTTCCCAGACTTTCTAAGGAAATTCAAAGGCTCGCCCTCGGGCTCCTCACTGGGTGACAAAGCGGAGTAtatggagatggaggaaggggTGACGGAGTCGCTTTGCGGGCTGGACAAGAGCCCCAGTAAAGGAAACGGCACAGACATAAGCAGAAAAAACAGTACTAACTCAAAATCCATTCAGACTGACGTGTGA
- the kcna4 gene encoding potassium voltage-gated channel subfamily A member 1 isoform X3 has translation MEFAMVGADGGCNSHLPYGYAQARARERERDRERQAAQSKATAAAAVAEGGSGAEGGSSSAHLLNNRQHQSRAASSSSSSSSSSNANISSGGTASRPSSSSSSSSASSCSSQPPQHQQEPEQQQRVLRERKKQRGVGRWRRSRTTLGGDLRHSELALLGSEEDIMIEEEEAEGAEEEEEEGEVVVVGGDRGSKRSSFLCNMDDEEETVSITDRRPQSGYENVYNECGCCERVVINVSGLKFETQLKTLTQFPDTLLGDPDKRIRYFDPLRNEYFFDRNRPSFDAILYYYQSGGRLKRPANVPFDIFSEEVKFYELGDEAILKFREDEGFVKEEEKPLPEDEFKRQIWLLFEYPESSSPARGIAVVSVLVIVISIVIFCLETLPEFRDEKEYLQPRHNSTQPDHGFTPFNDPFFIVETVCIIWFSFEIIVRFFASPSKPAFFKNIMNSIDIVSILPYFITLGTDLAQHQGNGQQAMSFAILRIIRLVRVFRIFKLSRHSKGLQILGHTLRASMRELALLIFFLVIGVILFSSAVYFAEADEPTSQFTSIPDAFWWAVVTMTTVGYGDMKPITVGGKIVGSLCAIAGVLTIALPVPVIVSNFNYFYHRETDNEDQTAVVESMPPGCPYFPDFLRKFKGSPSGSSLGDKAEYMEMEEGVTESLCGLDKSPSKGNGTDISRKNSTNSKSIQTDV, from the exons ATGGAGTTTGCCATGGTGGGTGCGGACGGCGGGTGCAATAGTCACCTGCCTTACGGATATGCCCAAGCTCGCGCACGGGAGAGGGAGCGCGACAGGGAGCGCCAGGCTGCCCAGTCTAAAGCGACGGCTGCTGCGGCCGTTGCCGAAGGTGGATCCggtgcagagggagg ctcctcgagCGCTCATCTCCTTAACAACCGCCAGCATCAGTCTCgcgccgcctcctcctcctcctcctcctcctcctcctcgaaCGCCAACATCAGCAGCGGCGGTACCGCCTCgcgcccctcctcctcctcctcctcctcctccgcctcctcctgctcctcgcAGCCGCCACAGCACCAGCAGGAGcccgagcagcagcagagggttctcagagaaaggaaaaagcagCGCGGGGTCGGACGGTGGAGACGCAGCCGGACCACTCTCGGAGGGGACCTGCGCCACTCGGAGCTGGCGCTGCTCGGATCCGAGGAGGACATCatgatagaggaggaagaggccgagggagctgaggaggaagaggaggagggggaggtggtggtggtggggggggacCGGGGAAGCAAAAGGTCGAGTTTTCTGTGTAACatggatgatgaggaggagacCGTCTCGATCACTGACAGGCGTCCTCAGTCCGGATACGAAAATGTTTACAACGAGTGTGGCTGCTGCGAGAGAGTTGTCATCAACGTGTCGGGTCTGAAGTTTGAAACTCAGCTCAAGACTCTCACTCAGTTCCCGGACACTCTCCTGGGAGACCCCGACAAGCGAATCAGGTACTTCGACCCGCTGAGGAACGAATACTTCTTCGATCGGAACCGACCAAGTTTTGACGCCATTCTTTACTATTACCAGTCAGGGGGGAGGTTGAAAAGACCAGCCAACGTCCCGTTTGACATCTTCTCCGAGGAGGTGAAGTTTTATGAACTTGGGGACGAGGCGATACTGAAGTTTCGTGAGGATGAGGGTTTTgtcaaagaggaggaaaaacctCTGCCTGAGGACGAGTTCAAGCGCCAAATTTGGCTGCTTTTTGAGTATCCGGAGAGCTCCAGCCCTGCCAGGGGGATAGCGGTCGTGTCAGTCTTGGTTATAGTTATTTCTATTGTCATTTTCTGCCTGGAGACGCTGCCGGAGTTTAGGGATGAAAAAGAATACCTACAGCCACGACACAATTCCACTCAACCTGACCACGGATTTACCCCTTTCAACGACCCGTTTTTCATCGTGGAGACAGTTTGCATCATCTGGTTCTCCTTTGAGATTATAGTCCGCTTCTTTGCGAGTCCGAGCAAACCGgctttctttaaaaacattatgaACTCAATAGACATTGTATCCATTTTGCCTTATTTCATAACTCTCGGCACGGACCTGGCGCAGCACCAAGGCAACGGACAGCAGGCGATGAGCTTCGCTATCCTGAGAATAATCCGCCTGGTCAGGGTGTTTCGCATCTTCAAACTGTCCAGGCACTCCAAGGGGCTTCAGATCCTGGGTCATACCCTGCGCGCCAGCATGAGGGAGCTGGCcctcctcattttcttcctggTCATAGGTGTCATCCTCTTCTCCAGCGCGGTGTACTTCGCCGAGGCGGACGAGCCCACCTCTCAGTTCACGAGCATCCCCGACGCTTTCTGGTGGGCGGTGGTGACCATGACCACGGTGGGCTATGGAGACATGAAGCCCATCACTGTCGGTGGGAAGATAGTGGGCTCCCTCTGCGCGATTGCGGGTGTGTTAACCATCGCGCTCCCGGTGCCGGTCATAGTGTCCAACTTCAACTACTTTTACCACAGGGAGACGGATAACGAAGACCAGACAGCGGTGGTGGAGAGCATGCCACCGGGCTGCCCGTATTTCCCAGACTTTCTAAGGAAATTCAAAGGCTCGCCCTCGGGCTCCTCACTGGGTGACAAAGCGGAGTAtatggagatggaggaaggggTGACGGAGTCGCTTTGCGGGCTGGACAAGAGCCCCAGTAAAGGAAACGGCACAGACATAAGCAGAAAAAACAGTACTAACTCAAAATCCATTCAGACTGACGTGTGA
- the kcna4 gene encoding potassium voltage-gated channel subfamily A member 1 isoform X1 produces MEFAMVGADGGCNSHLPYGYAQARARERERDRERQAAQSKATAAAAVAEGGSGAEGGGGGGGGGGGGGGGGGGGGGAGGSTSTSTSSSSSSAHLLNNRQHQSRAASSSSSSSSSSNANISSGGTASRPSSSSSSSSASSCSSQPPQHQQEPEQQQRVLRERKKQRGVGRWRRSRTTLGGDLRHSELALLGSEEDIMIEEEEAEGAEEEEEEGEVVVVGGDRGSKRSSFLCNMDDEEETVSITDRRPQSGYENVYNECGCCERVVINVSGLKFETQLKTLTQFPDTLLGDPDKRIRYFDPLRNEYFFDRNRPSFDAILYYYQSGGRLKRPANVPFDIFSEEVKFYELGDEAILKFREDEGFVKEEEKPLPEDEFKRQIWLLFEYPESSSPARGIAVVSVLVIVISIVIFCLETLPEFRDEKEYLQPRHNSTQPDHGFTPFNDPFFIVETVCIIWFSFEIIVRFFASPSKPAFFKNIMNSIDIVSILPYFITLGTDLAQHQGNGQQAMSFAILRIIRLVRVFRIFKLSRHSKGLQILGHTLRASMRELALLIFFLVIGVILFSSAVYFAEADEPTSQFTSIPDAFWWAVVTMTTVGYGDMKPITVGGKIVGSLCAIAGVLTIALPVPVIVSNFNYFYHRETDNEDQTAVVESMPPGCPYFPDFLRKFKGSPSGSSLGDKAEYMEMEEGVTESLCGLDKSPSKGNGTDISRKNSTNSKSIQTDV; encoded by the coding sequence ATGGAGTTTGCCATGGTGGGTGCGGACGGCGGGTGCAATAGTCACCTGCCTTACGGATATGCCCAAGCTCGCGCACGGGAGAGGGAGCGCGACAGGGAGCGCCAGGCTGCCCAGTCTAAAGCGACGGCTGCTGCGGCCGTTGCCGAAGGTGGATCCggtgcagagggaggaggaggaggaggaggaggaggaggtggtggtggtggtggaggaggtggtggtggcggcGCTGGGGggtccacctccacctccacctcctcctcctcctcgagCGCTCATCTCCTTAACAACCGCCAGCATCAGTCTCgcgccgcctcctcctcctcctcctcctcctcctcctcgaaCGCCAACATCAGCAGCGGCGGTACCGCCTCgcgcccctcctcctcctcctcctcctcctccgcctcctcctgctcctcgcAGCCGCCACAGCACCAGCAGGAGcccgagcagcagcagagggttctcagagaaaggaaaaagcagCGCGGGGTCGGACGGTGGAGACGCAGCCGGACCACTCTCGGAGGGGACCTGCGCCACTCGGAGCTGGCGCTGCTCGGATCCGAGGAGGACATCatgatagaggaggaagaggccgagggagctgaggaggaagaggaggagggggaggtggtggtggtggggggggacCGGGGAAGCAAAAGGTCGAGTTTTCTGTGTAACatggatgatgaggaggagacCGTCTCGATCACTGACAGGCGTCCTCAGTCCGGATACGAAAATGTTTACAACGAGTGTGGCTGCTGCGAGAGAGTTGTCATCAACGTGTCGGGTCTGAAGTTTGAAACTCAGCTCAAGACTCTCACTCAGTTCCCGGACACTCTCCTGGGAGACCCCGACAAGCGAATCAGGTACTTCGACCCGCTGAGGAACGAATACTTCTTCGATCGGAACCGACCAAGTTTTGACGCCATTCTTTACTATTACCAGTCAGGGGGGAGGTTGAAAAGACCAGCCAACGTCCCGTTTGACATCTTCTCCGAGGAGGTGAAGTTTTATGAACTTGGGGACGAGGCGATACTGAAGTTTCGTGAGGATGAGGGTTTTgtcaaagaggaggaaaaacctCTGCCTGAGGACGAGTTCAAGCGCCAAATTTGGCTGCTTTTTGAGTATCCGGAGAGCTCCAGCCCTGCCAGGGGGATAGCGGTCGTGTCAGTCTTGGTTATAGTTATTTCTATTGTCATTTTCTGCCTGGAGACGCTGCCGGAGTTTAGGGATGAAAAAGAATACCTACAGCCACGACACAATTCCACTCAACCTGACCACGGATTTACCCCTTTCAACGACCCGTTTTTCATCGTGGAGACAGTTTGCATCATCTGGTTCTCCTTTGAGATTATAGTCCGCTTCTTTGCGAGTCCGAGCAAACCGgctttctttaaaaacattatgaACTCAATAGACATTGTATCCATTTTGCCTTATTTCATAACTCTCGGCACGGACCTGGCGCAGCACCAAGGCAACGGACAGCAGGCGATGAGCTTCGCTATCCTGAGAATAATCCGCCTGGTCAGGGTGTTTCGCATCTTCAAACTGTCCAGGCACTCCAAGGGGCTTCAGATCCTGGGTCATACCCTGCGCGCCAGCATGAGGGAGCTGGCcctcctcattttcttcctggTCATAGGTGTCATCCTCTTCTCCAGCGCGGTGTACTTCGCCGAGGCGGACGAGCCCACCTCTCAGTTCACGAGCATCCCCGACGCTTTCTGGTGGGCGGTGGTGACCATGACCACGGTGGGCTATGGAGACATGAAGCCCATCACTGTCGGTGGGAAGATAGTGGGCTCCCTCTGCGCGATTGCGGGTGTGTTAACCATCGCGCTCCCGGTGCCGGTCATAGTGTCCAACTTCAACTACTTTTACCACAGGGAGACGGATAACGAAGACCAGACAGCGGTGGTGGAGAGCATGCCACCGGGCTGCCCGTATTTCCCAGACTTTCTAAGGAAATTCAAAGGCTCGCCCTCGGGCTCCTCACTGGGTGACAAAGCGGAGTAtatggagatggaggaaggggTGACGGAGTCGCTTTGCGGGCTGGACAAGAGCCCCAGTAAAGGAAACGGCACAGACATAAGCAGAAAAAACAGTACTAACTCAAAATCCATTCAGACTGACGTGTGA
- the LOC133983736 gene encoding gonadotropin subunit beta-1-like produces MQLVVMVAVLAMAGVGQGCSFECHPKNVSIPVESCGSTEFIITTICEGQCYHRDPVYGQEEQQICSGDWFYDVKHFDGCPVGVTYPVARHCACTACNTGNTYCGRLPGYIPSCPSF; encoded by the exons ATGCAGCTGGTTGTCATGGTAGCAGTGCTGGCGATGGCGGGGGTGGGGCAGGGCTGCAGCTTTGAGTGCCATCCAAAGAACGTCAGCATCCCCGTGGAGAGCTGTGGCAGCACCGAgttcatcatcaccaccatatGTGAAGGACAGTGTTACCACAGG GATCCCGTCTACGGCCAAGAAGAACAGCAGATCTGTAGTGGTGACTGGTTCTATGATGTGAAACACTTTGACGGCTGTCCAGTGGGAGTCACTTACCCTGTGGCCAGACACTGTGCGTGCACTGCATGTAACACAGGAAACACGTACTGCGGACGCCTTCCTGGATACATACCCAGCTGTCCATCCTTTTAA
- the arl14ep gene encoding ARL14 effector protein → MPVICAVIGCNNKFVKGSEIRFYRFPLSKPQLASKWVHSLGMKNFTPTANTCLCSEHFRPDCFRDYNGKQFLREDAVPTIFNQGQDTSKIELRKRGVVPKETNTTNQVATQADRDRAREAGLRREKRGGMRGGRGGRGGKQMSDRQTVGGKSRVYDGKGRLLSNGKDMCDCLDVDCMGCFYPCPECCSRKCGVECRCDRKWLYEQVEVEGGEIIRNKFAV, encoded by the exons ATGCCCGTCATCTGCGCGGTGATAGGATGTAACAATAAGTTTGTGAAGGGCTCTGAAATAAGATTTTACAG GTTCCCACTGAGCAAGCCTCAACTTGCCTCAAAATGGGTGCACAGTCTGGGGATGAAAAACTTCACCCCGACCGCCAACACCTGCCTCTGCTCCGAGCATTTCCGGCCTGACTGCTTCAGGGACTACAATGGAAAGCAGTTTCTGAGGGAGGATGCAGTGCCCACCATATTTAACCAGGGCCAAGATACATCAAAG ATTGAACTTAGAAAACGAGGGGTGGTACCAAAGGAGACGAACACCACCAATCAGGTGGCAACACAAGCAGACAGAGACCGAGCGAGGGAGGCCGGTCTACGCAGAGAAAAAAGAGGCGGAATGAGG GGGGGACGAGGCGGCCGTGGAGGAAAACAGATGTCTGACAG GCAAACCGTCGGAGGCAAGAGCAGAGTGTACGACGGCAAAGGCCGACTGCTGAGCAACGGCAAGGACATGTGTGACTGTCTGGATGTGGATTGTATGGGCTGCTTCTACCCGTGCCCTGAGTGCTGCTCGCGCAAGTGCGGAGTGGAGTGCCGCTGCGACAGGAAGTGGCTTTACgagcaggtggaggtggagggcgGAGAGATCATCCGGAACAAGTTTGCTGTGTAA